The nucleotide sequence GTATATCAGCCTCAATCATCATGATAAAATCTCTAAAATATTGCCcaacattgtttttattttatatttatctaACGTTAGTGACTTATGTCATTTGTAATGATTTTTTCTAGATTATCGGCACATCATATTTTCCTTAAAGGTAAGGTTTAATACCACCATTATGGGAgatttaaaacacaaaatacaacTTTCAATTATCAGATTGGAGTTCATTATTAACAGATCATTTTTCAGTGGTTGTTTTTCAACCCTATAGAATAATGATAAACAGATCTTTTGCAGAGTTCGTCGAAATTATGTTTCATGTTTTcgtttttatttaaaacatttcacAGATTCATGATACGCAATTGGAAATAAAGGTTCAAAGGGAAGACTAGGAGCCAGTCAACTAAGAAGCctaatatgacgtcacaaacaTCCTACCACGGTGATATGACGTCAGCCGCTCCACCAACAAAGACCGAAGGAGAATTTCAAGCATCCAGAAGAACTTCATTTTTGTCGGTGAGCAACGAAGATCCATCAGAAAAGAATCAATAATTGTTGAAGATATGGCGGAACCACAGATTTTGAAAGGTACGGTCtgcttttcttctttatttttaacttGTACACGAACGACGCTAAtacttaaatattattttaatgttacaaTAAACTCCGATGTCTAGTTTGCTTTGCTTGCTTCTTTAATGTGGAACTATACAATTCTATTATGTTTACTTTAAGAGCATTTGTCGAAAAGAGCGAAAAATGTGTGCAACATGTACCCTCCTCACTCCTTACTTATAACAATTCCCCAACCACAAccaaccaccccccccttccccaaaaaATCAGAACACAAATGGGCTAAAACTATAAAATAGAATATAATTTCAGTTCTTCAACAAATTACTACTACATTCTGTCTTTTTGAAAAATAAGCAAGGTACACCTTCTACAATTTCTAACGAGGTTTTATATACTTGCAGGTTGATAAATGCCCTTAGTATATTATTTAAGATTTTGCAGtgctttttgcattttttaCCGATAATCGCTTCTTTACCTTACTCATGCCTAGTCAGATTTCTTCCTAAAGAAATGGTGTCTGAAGTTTTAAGCGTAATACAACTTTACATACAGCTGTCGATAAGAGTAGTCCTTATTACTGGGAAATTACTCACTATTCATTCCCCCTCGTTTTCTCACAGAtaagaaacaaatactgataaaagctttgaagaagaaatatgaAATCCAATATAACGGAATAAAACCTATTCCTTATATCCAAGAAAGACTTTATTGTGTAGATAATGTCTTTGTAGAGAGTGGTGTCAATGCGTCGATCGGAGGAGCCGCGTCTCATAAAGCTGTACAATGGGAACGTTTAGAATCATACAAAACCATTTTCACCGATCCTCGTATGAGATCTAACAGACGTATCATAGAAGGAGAACCAGGGTATGGCAAATCGACTCTTACGCTGCAGCTAGCCTATGACTGGTGTAATGGTGTTCCGGACTCCCCTCTCTATGACGTAGAGATTCTAATCCTACTTAAACTGAGACAGATGGGTAATGTGACGTCCATATATAAAGCAATCAAATTGTATCTTATACCTGACGAAAGAAGAATCAAGATAAGAGACATTAGGAAAATCATAGAGAGTTGTAGGTCAGTTGCATTTCAGTTAGATGGTTATGACGAATACCCAGGGAAGGAAAAAGGAAATGACGTGGGACGTATCATGATGTTACAGATGTTTCCTGAGTATGATGTTACCTTGACAACTAGGTACTTACCAAAGGAATATGTTAAATCCAATACAAATCGATTTAAATTAATTGGTTTTGATGATGCTGCCCGTGATGAGTACATCAGAAAGGCTGTCTGTGGAAATAATGAGCAGGCTGTTGCTAAAGTCAAGAAAGGTCTCAAGGAAAACGTCATTCTTGATGACCTCTGCCAGGTTCCTCTCCTCTTTTCTATGTTTTCTCACATGACACATGAAAGGGAAGATTTTCAGAAATTCAAATCTGTTACTGATTTCTTTCGCTACATGATGGGATGTTTCCACCATCACACAAGAAACAAAGCAGAAGAATACAACGTTGAAAGATACGCAACAATGTTCGAAGCTAATCACGAGGAACTTAGTAAAGTAGCTTTCGAAGGACTCAGCAAAGAGAATCAGCAGATTGTCTGGGAGAAAGTGTCGCTGATCAAACGACTTGGTGAAGGCTTTTATAATCATCACATCCGCGTTGGTATTTTAGTAGAGGAGGAGGTCTTTGTTATAACAGATGGACCAGATACTCCCGGTAAGAACATCAAGACCAAGACTGAGGTCAGTTTTTACCATAaaatattctgtgaatggttcGCATCGTTTCATGTGACGGGCATCGCTGCAGGTGTGAAAGATCCAGCTGAACTAGAACCGAGTCTCGGTAAGATGGATCCATTTGACCTCCAGTACGTCTTTCGATTTGCTTGTGGACTAAACTCCGGAGCTGGAAGTAATATCATCGAATACTTGAAGAGCAAGAAAGGTGGTGATAAGTTTGCCATTCTTTGTATCCTGGAACAAAGTGGAAAGTTTGATGGCATCATGGAAACTGTTAAAGAGCTGTGTTCTAAGCGACTAATTATCAGCAAGAATGACACCAAGTTACTCCAGAGGTCGACCATTCAACTCCTGCAGATTGCATCAAGTCATGACGTAAGTATTAAATAGTACGATACCGTAGGTAGTTGTGACATCTCTGTTTGTTGATGTTTCCATTCACTGTACAGGCAATATATTGcaactaccccctcccctccctctagCTTAGAAACAAATGCAGGTCGGTATATTAGCAATGGTTTTTAACATCGTCATAATCTGTGATTACTTCAGAATGAATAGCTCTACACAAACTTATGCGATTTTTTTCCCTACACTTTTTGACAATTAAGCATGATTTAATTGTAACCGTTTTGGGAAACCCACAAGCTTTAAGAGATGTTAAACCCCTCGTGTGTGTCATTAAATGGTGACGATTCAGGGCTTTTTTCACTCCCTAAAATTCTATACAATAGAAAGTCCCATTTTTTGCCATAACTTGAAACCTCCCCGAAGGCGCAAAGCCGCTAATACTATACAATTAGAACAATTGGACACTCATATAATCCATTGTTGCTATCCTGATACCTCCTAGTCTGTACaactttcatatatttatatcagacTATTTTTCAGAATTCAGAATATGTTTGCAACAAGTAAACAGCCAAAATGTTATGATCAAATGTTGACAGAATATTTTGGCATAAGCCGTTCAAGATATTGAGATATCGAAATTTTTGAATAACgaaacaaaaatttgataatATATGGATAGAGAGAGAATCGAAATTTTATGAAAggaaagtcaaaattttgacttaacATATATCCGcattttcattttcactgtAAGGGTAAcaaaataaagatttttttcAGAATGATCCCATTTTCTCAAATCTTCCTACAGTATCGTCTAATCCTCATACCTTGCCTATAAATAGAAACTGATctaattaatgtatttatataagCAAATATATTCCAGCCAATTGAGTCAATATTTGAATATACACTGTGTGCAGAACCTAACACAAGCAAGGCGATCGGGCGTGTCCAAATCTGAAGCGGAATTGTCTAGAAAGAGAAGCCTAAATTTATCATGGTGGACATTTTCCTAAAGCCAACTCTAGCCGTGGCTTCAAACATTTTATTCAGATAATTTAAGATTTACTGTAAATATACAATTTGGGCTATCGAAGCTAGATGATTAAATCCGCCATATTGAGGGGGGGTATAGTGGTTGTTGCGTCGGGGAGTAGTAGGGAGGGCCCCAGATCGCACCCGGGCAATCACACGTTGTACATACCCAGATTTCCCTATAACTTAGATGTAGCCACCGAAGATTTCACCCAGGTCATCCCAACTTGTGATGTACCCACATGAGTAAGATGTAGCCACCAAAGATCTCATCTTAGCAATTTGGGACTTACCAAGATTCCATATTATAAGATGTAGCCATTAAATATCGC is from Apostichopus japonicus isolate 1M-3 chromosome 16, ASM3797524v1, whole genome shotgun sequence and encodes:
- the LOC139982438 gene encoding uncharacterized protein isoform X5 — encoded protein: MAEPQILKDKKQILIKALKKKYEIQYNGIKPIPYIQERLYCVDNVFVESGVNASIGGAASHKAVQWERLESYKTIFTDPRMRSNRRIIEGEPGYGKSTLTLQLAYDWCNGVPDSPLYDVEILILLKLRQMGNVTSIYKAIKLYLIPDERRIKIRDIRKIIESCRSVAFQLDGYDEYPGKEKGNDVGRIMMLQMFPEYDVTLTTRYLPKEYVKSNTNRFKLIGFDDAARDEYIRKAVCGNNEQAVAKVKKGLKENVILDDLCQVPLLFSMFSHMTHEREDFQKFKSVTDFFRYMMGCFHHHTRNKAEEYNVERYATMFEANHEELSKVAFEGLSKENQQIVWEKVSLIKRLGEGFYNHHIRVGILVEEEVFVITDGPDTPGKNIKTKTEVSFYHKIFCEWFASFHVTGIAAGVKDPAELEPSLGKMDPFDLQYVFRFACGLNSGAGSNIIEYLKSKKGGDKFAILCILEQSGKFDGIMETVKELCSKRLIISKNDTKLLQRSTIQLLQIASSHDIPICDLVLQFSFNKVQHGDILLKSGLCLPLFSSLEKISINEGSGNLISEDNVIGLLNYGIQSEKFRELWFFNCELPEFIGPGMIPGTAKSRQIKVLWPSHASQLDLQSGEWRKADDIQTIKSLCSDIVAIDNTTSESVQRSVIEVLVKASNQDIPIYSVDLVYSFNKVDEDDITLYSGLSLPILTSIERMYIDTENGREINKHEVNEILNYVQHSQRFKELGFKLCLLPSSIPSSALSGLKSNLNVLWHPYGAGKRSYRLNKKTGAWLIYEETASLFHNKAIGDKLTDADYTEEVRAFREHFRDHPWQKEKQGSGLT
- the LOC139982438 gene encoding uncharacterized protein isoform X4, whose product is MAEPQILKDKKQILIKALKKKYEIQYNGIKPIPYIQERLYCVDNVFVESGVNASIGGAASHKAVQWERLESYKTIFTDPRMRSNRRIIEGEPGYGKSTLTLQLAYDWCNGVPDSPLYDVEILILLKLRQMGNVTSIYKAIKLYLIPDERRIKIRDIRKIIESCRSVAFQLDGYDEYPGKEKGNDVGRIMMLQMFPEYDVTLTTRYLPKEYVKSNTNRFKLIGFDDAARDEYIRKAVCGNNEQAVAKVKKGLKENVILDDLCQVPLLFSMFSHMTHEREDFQKFKSVTDFFRYMMGCFHHHTRNKAEEYNVERYATMFEANHEELSKVAFEGLSKENQQIVWEKVSLIKRLGEGFYNHHIRVGILVEEEVFVITDGPDTPGKNIKTKTEVSFYHKIFCEWFASFHVTGIAAGVKDPAELEPSLGKMDPFDLQYVFRFACGLNSGAGSNIIEYLKSKKGGDKFAILCILEQSGKFDGIMETVKELCSKRLIISKNDTKLLQRSTIQLLQIASSHDIPICDLVLQFSFNKVQHGDILLKSGLCLPLFSSLEKISINEGSGNLISEDNVIGLLNYGIQSEKFRELWFFNCELPEFIGPGMIPGTAKSRQIKVLWPSHASQLDLQSGEWRKADDIQTIKSLCSGTVAINNRTSESVQRSVIEVLVKASNHDIPIYSVDLVYSFNKVDEDDITLYSGLSLPILTSIERMYIDTENGREINKHEVNEILNYVQHSQRFKELGFKLCLLPSSIPSSALSGLKSNLNVLWHPYGAGKRSYRLNKKTGAWLIYEETASLFHNKAIGDKLTDADYTEEVRAFREHFRDHPWQKEKQGSGLT
- the LOC139982438 gene encoding uncharacterized protein isoform X6, whose protein sequence is MAEPQILKDKKQILIKALKKKYEIQYNGIKPIPYIQERLYCVDNVFVESGVNASIGGAASHKAVQWERLESYKTIFTDPRMRSNRRIIEGEPGYGKSTLTLQLAYDWCNGVPDSPLYDVEILILLKLRQMGNVTSIYKAIKLYLIPDERRIKIRDIRKIIESCRSVAFQLDGYDEYPGKEKGNDVGRIMMLQMFPEYDVTLTTRYLPKEYVKSNTNRFKLIGFDDAARDEYIRKAVCGNNEQAVAKVKKGLKENVILDDLCQVPLLFSMFSHMTHEREDFQKFKSVTDFFRYMMGCFHHHTRNKAEEYNVERYATMFEANHEELSKVAFEGLSKENQQIVWEKVSLIKRLGEGFYNHHIRVGILVEEEVFVITDGPDTPGKNIKTKTEVSFYHKIFCEWFASFHVTGIAAGVKDPAELEPSLGKMDPFDLQYVFRFACGLNSGAGSNIIEYLKSKKGGDKFAILCILEQSGKFDGIMETVKELCSKRLIISKNDTKLLQRSTIQLLQIASSHDIPICDLVLQFSFNKVQHGDILLKSGLCLPLFSSLEKISINEGSGNLISEDNVIGLLNYGIQSEKFRELWFFNCELPEFIGPGMIPGTAKSRQIKVLWPSHASQLDLQSGEWRKADDIQTIKSLCSGTVAINNRTSESVQRSVIEVLVKASNHDIPIYSVYLIDSFHKVDEDDITLYSGLSLPIITSIEGMNIQTEAGREMNKHEVNGILNYLQHSQRFKTLRFAFCLLPSSIPSSALSGLKSNIVLWQPYGYGKRDYVLDLKTGRWLLNSETADLFPLKTLGDELTDADYAKEVRAFREHFRDHPWQKEKQGSGLT
- the LOC139982438 gene encoding uncharacterized protein isoform X7, yielding MAEPQILKDKKQILIKALKKKYEIQYNGIKPIPYIQERLYCVDNVFVESGVNASIGGAASHKAVQWERLESYKTIFTDPRMRSNRRIIEGEPGYGKSTLTLQLAYDWCNGVPDSPLYDVEILILLKLRQMGNVTSIYKAIKLYLIPDERRIKIRDIRKIIESCRSVAFQLDGYDEYPGKEKGNDVGRIMMLQMFPEYDVTLTTRYLPKEYVKSNTNRFKLIGFDDAARDEYIRKAVCGNNEQAVAKVKKGLKENVILDDLCQVPLLFSMFSHMTHEREDFQKFKSVTDFFRYMMGCFHHHTRNKAEEYNVERYATMFEANHEELSKVAFEGLSKENQQIVWEKVSLIKRLGEGFYNHHIRVGILVEEEVFVITDGPDTPGKNIKTKTEVSFYHKIFCEWFASFHVTGIAAGVKDPAELEPSLGKMDPFDLQYVFRFACGLNSGAGSNIIEYLKSKKGGDKFAILCILEQSGKFDGIMETVKELCSKRLIISKNDTKLLQRSTIQLLQIASSHDIPICDLVLQFSFNKVQHGDILLKSGLCLPLFSSLEKISINEGSGNLISEDNVIGLLNYGIQSEKFRELWFFNCELPEFIGPGMIPGTAKSRQIKVLWPSHASQLDLQSGEWRKADDIQTIKSLCSGTVAINNRTSESVQRSVIEVLVKASNHDIPIYSVYLIDSFHKVDEDDITLYSGLSLPIITSIEGMNIQTEAGREMNKHEVNGILNYLQHSQRFKTLRFAFCLLPSSIPSSALSGLKSNIVLWQPYGYGKRDYVLDLKTGRWLLNSETADLFPLKTLGDELTDADYAKEVEAFREHYRDLPWQQEKSGSELT